A window of the Cannabis sativa cultivar Pink pepper isolate KNU-18-1 chromosome X, ASM2916894v1, whole genome shotgun sequence genome harbors these coding sequences:
- the LOC133032727 gene encoding plant intracellular Ras-group-related LRR protein 1-like has translation MPCLTDPKLIEVMTRAVTDVAQTRSVLKTIGDRPDHEAVDVAKAKLADIEANLAKQLEDLVLSPRPDEVDRLQWRSQLADKENECRKQSEKEKQLYKAIIQLDEMHEAYEKLLKDAKERLEKIYEMAEAGGSVEEAEPSEEDQVTDEVNEEVIGILQEASGTGLERVDLSGRQLKFLADISSNQFEGLF, from the exons ATGCCCTGTTTGACCGACCCGAAGCTAATCGAGGTCATGACCCGTGCTGTGACTGATGTGGCCCAGACTCGATCCGTGCTCAAAACCATCGGCGACCGGCCTGACCACGAGGCCGTTGACGTGGCTAAGGCCAAGCTGGCTGATATCGAAGCCAACCTGGCGAAGCAGCTCGAGGATTTGGTCCTCTCGCCGCGACCGGATGAGGTTGACCGACTCCAATGGCGGTCCCAACTGGCTGATAAGGAGAATGAGTGTAGGAAACAGTCAGAGAAGGAAAAACAGTTGTATAAGGCGATAATCCAGTTGGATGAGATGCATGAAGCGTACGAGAAGCTTTTGAAGGATGCAAAAGAGAGGTTGGAGAAGATTTATGAGATGGCGGAGGCCGGTGGTTCGGTGGAGGAGGCGGAGCCGAGTGAAGAGGATCAGGTGACTGACGAGGTTAACGAGGAGGTGATTGGGATTCTACAGGAGGCTTCTGGAACTGGGTTGGAGCGCGTGGACCTTTCGGGTCGGCAATTGAAGTTCTTGGCTGATATCTCAAGCAATCAATTTGAG GGTCTTTTTTag
- the LOC115696375 gene encoding uncharacterized protein LOC115696375, with protein sequence MDKFLCWNVRGANNTQKQRTIKQFIQNQGVGFVGLLETRIKVHKLGTLYLNVFDGWCFSTNIAWHRGGRIVIAWNPVRYIVDIIKCTSQLIHLKISTMDHTFSSFATIIYAFNDKNGREMLWKDLAALATNDNWFLMGDFNDILSKEERIDHKVKYYPDIAFANCVEQCHLEDVKATGNFFTWPNKQQGQDRIWSKIDRAMANQAWLDQYRTAEANFMNEGTFDHSPCVLSLYPKRAEGRKPFRYFKMWSSYPSFRSKVYEMWNKRVYGTKMYQVVSKLKSLKPVLKEINKAGVSDIHTTVQRAKGELENVQQQLQQDPFDVVKIDREIAARAKLIQVQQDYSAFLQQKAKVTWIQNGDLNTANFHASIKKRARHNQIFSIESKNGTRINDPNLISAAFVDYYKDLLGTSLTNRRPVLKKLLSRGAVLSTQQAENLMMQFTKDEVKAALFDIPWKTRIVIRVSFFKIAGR encoded by the coding sequence ATGGATAAGTTTCTTTGCTGGAATGTCCGAGGGGCCAACAACACTCAAAAACAAAGAACTATCAAGCAATTCATTCAAAATCAGGGTGTTGGCTTTGTGGGGCTCCTTGAGACAAGGATCAAGGTTCACAAATTGGGGACCTTGTATCTTAATGTGTTTGATGGATGGTGTTTTTCAACAAATATTGCGTGGCATCGTGGAGGAAGAATTGTCATTGCTTGGAATCCGGTAAGATACATTGTAGATATTATTAAATGTACAAGTCAACTAATTCATTTAAAAATTTCTACAATGGATCATACCTTTAGTAGTTTTGCTACTATCATTTATGCTTTCAATGATAAAAATGGGAGAGAGATGCTCTGGAAAGACTTGGCTGCTTTAGCAACCAATGATAATTGGTTTTTAATGGGAGACTTTAATGATATTCTCTCAAAGGAGGAGAGAATAGACCATAAAGTCAAGTATTATCCAGACATAGCTTTTGCGAATTGTGTTGAGCAGTGTCATTTGGAAGATGTGAAGGCAACTGGGAACTTTTTCACATGGCCGAATAAACAACAGGGGCAAGATAGAATATGGTCTAAAATTGATAGAGCCATGGCTAATCAAGCTTGGTTAGATCAATACCGAACAGCAGAGGCAAATTTTATGAATGAAGGGACTTTTGATCACTCTCCTTGTGTATTGTCTTTGTATCCAAAGAGAGCTGAGGGGAGGAAGCCATTTCGTTACTTCAAAATGTGGAGTAGTTACCCGAGCTTCAGAAGCAAAGTGTATGAGATGTGGAACAAGCGGGTATATGGGACTAAGATGTACCAGGTGGTCTCTAAACTTAAATCTCTTAAACCGGTCCTAAAAGAGATTAACAAAGCTGGTGTTTCTGATATACATACGACTGTACAGAGAGCTAAGGGTGAATTAGAAAATGTGCAACAACAACTACAGCAAGACCCTTTTGATGTTGTGAAGATTGATAGAGAAATAGCTGCTAGAGCTAAGTTAATTCAAGTGCAGCAGGACTATTCAGCCTTTTTACAGCAGAAGGCTAAGGTTACTTGGATACAAAATGGTGATCTAAATACTGCAAATTTTCATGCAAGTATTAAGAAAAGGGCACGACACAATCAGATTTTCTCCATAGAAAGCAAGAAtggcaccagaatcaatgaTCCAAATCTGATCTCTGCAGCCTTTGTTGATTACTATAAGGATTTGCTGGGAACAAGCTTGACTAACAGAAGACCAGTGCTAAAGAAGCTTCTGAGCAGAGGTGCGGTTTTGTCCACACAACAAGCTGAGAACCTGATGATGCAATTCACTAAAGATGAGGTTAAAGCTGCACTATTTGACATTCCTTGGAAAACCCGGATTGTTATTCGAGTTTCTTTTTTCAAGATTGCTGGGAGATAG